Genomic segment of Clostridium sp. Marseille-P299:
TTGATTCAAATAAAAAGATAAATTTAAAACCTCAAGATAGAAATGTAGGTTATTTGTTTCAAAATTATGCATTGTTTCCGAATATGACAGTGGAAGAGAACGTGGCAGTTGGTTTAAAACTAAAAAGAGAAGAAAAAGCAGATATCGTTGCAGACTGTATGAAACGTTTTAAACTGAAAGGTTTGGAGAAACGCTATCCAAGACAACTTTCTGGCGGGCAGCAGCAAAGAGTAGCGTTAGCAAGAATTCTTGCATACCAACCAGAGGTCATCATGTTAGATGAACCGTTTTCTGCTTTGGATAGCTTTTTAAAAGATGCTCTTCAAGATCAATTACTAGAAATGCTTGAAGGTTATGCTGGCGATATTATCGTAGTATCTCACAACCGTGATGAAATATATAAATTCTGTGAAAAATTAGTAGTAGTTTCATCTGGAAGGTCCATTCATTATGGCAGTACGAAACAGATTTTTAAGTATCCTAAATATGCAGAAGCAGCAAAGCTAACGGGATGTAAAAATATTTCAAGAATTAAAAAACTAGCATCCAATCGCCTTTATGCAGAGTCATGGGGTGTAGAGTTAGTTACAGAACAAGAAATTAGTGATGCAATACGATACGTTGGTATTCGTGCTCACAGTTTTGTTCCATGCACATCCATGGAACAAGAAAATAGCATGGAAATACAGATGGATGCAATTTTTGAAACACCTTTTGAAATGCAGTATAAGATATCCAATAAGAATATGAATGATGCCGATAAAGAAGACAATGAAGAAGCAAGCTTGCGATGGTATTTACCAAAAGCAGTTTTAAAGTCTCAATTGAAGGAAGAATTGCCGAGGTATATTTCATTGCCAAAAGAAGAGTTGCTGTTGTTGGAATGATTGTTGGAATATTGAAGAAGGCTATTGATGAAGAAAGCTACCTAAATATTCTCTCGAGTATTAGATTACGAAAGTAAGTATATCTAAGTCGAATATATTGTTATCTAGAGTGTCCGTGACCGATGGCAATTCGCCATCCATGGCTCAGTGCCATCTTGATTCGCCGTCCATGGCGAATCATCACTCAGGTTTTCTATATTCGACTAAGATATGCTAACTTTCTCCAGATAATATCTCGAGAATATTTAGGTAGCTTTCTTCTTTCGTTAGGTTGTTGCTGTCGTTTTTAATTGGAGAAACCATGAATCTTTGGATTATATTATTAAAAGGCGATATAATTGATGTTTTTAGTGAGTAAGATACAAGTGTGGATGTGCTTTTTGTTTGGTAAGATTGAGACGGGATTGTATAAAGAGTTGTTTAAGATATTATAATAAGGCACTTTACGATTTTACATGTCCAGACGAGGTCTTATGTATGGATTTCGTAAATAAGTGCCTTATTATGGGGAATAACTGATGATTATGTTTTTAGAGATAAGTTTAAAATAATTTTTTCATCCATTCATGAAATCACTTATTGATAGGGTAGGGCTACATTAACTATTCTAAATAAGCTAATTATTGTTTAAATAATAAATCATGTATAATGGGATACTTTCTTCGTCTTCAAATTTGATGATGTGGCCATCATTGATTATAGCTACCTGACTGTTTACTTCATAATTAAGTAGACAATCGTCTAAAGAAATCGCATCTAAATTCATTGATAAACTCCTGTACAAGTTTATTATATTTTATGCGTTTGTTTTCAATTAATAACTATAATCCTATAAATTCCTATTACAAAACTAATAAAATATCGTTTTTATCCTTTAATTGATCAGCTCTTACATAGTTCTTATCAAGTTTTTCTCCGTTGAGAAAACATTCTTTATAGGAACTTTGCAATCCGTCTGGATTCTTGATTGTTATGTTTAATTCTTTTCCACGGAATTGTTTGGTAATTGTAACTTCTGGCCATTCACTTGGTATAGCAGGAGCAATTAGCAAACCATCTGGGTCTGGGCGCATACCAAGAATTCCTTCTATACAACCCACCATAACTGTTGAAGCTGTACCAGTAAGCCAATGAACATGTGATCGGCCTTCAAATGGACTTTCTACGGATTCTGTAAATTGTCCGTGAACATAAGGCTCTAAAACACGTACATCTGCATTATCATTTTGAGTGGCTGGTGAGCTTTCGGTAAAATACTCATAAGCACGATTTCCGTGACCCATCAAGGCTTCCGCTAAAATAATCCAACCCTGTGGTTGTGAAAATATACCACCATTTTCTTTGGTTGATGGGTTAAATAGGATAGCCATAGCTCCTTCAAATGCATGGTCACGGTAAGATGGAGCCATGATTCTAACACCGTATTTGGTATTTAATTCTCTATGTACGGATTCTAGCGCTTTTTCTGCTTGTTCTTCACTAGCAAAACCACTAATTACAGCCCATGACTGAGGATTTACCCACATGCTAGCTTCTAGATCATGTTTTGAACCAATCACTTGGCCATCTTCTTTATAACCACGAATAAAGCGATCATCTTCCCAGCAAAGGGTTTGAATTTTATCCCCCAACTCTTTTTGGGCTTTATTTAAAAATTCAATATATGCTGTATCATTTTTGTCTACTGCAAAATCACGTAAAATGCTCATAGCATAATAAAGTTGTAAGGCTACAAAGGTAGATTCTCCTTTTTTACCAAGTCGCAAACAATCATTCCAGTCCGCATGAAGGCCAGCAGGCATACCATGGTTACCACTGCGTTCCATAGAGAATTGAATCGCTCTCTTTAAGTGATCATATACAGTTCCTTCTTCTTTATTCGCGTATGGTATCACTTCATCAAGAAATGCTTTATTTCCTGTTTCGCCGATGTATTTTAGAATAGTAGGGAACAGCCATAAAGCGTCGTCGGCACGATAGGCAGGATGGCCAGTTGCTTGTACATAAGACATATCATCAGGGGTATCCTCATGACCTGCATTGTGAGTAAATTTAACCAATGGCAAACCACCACCATTATTCACCTGTGCCGATAACATAAAACGTATCTTTTCCGCTGCCAATTCAGGATCAAGGTGAATAATGCCTTGAATATCTTGAACAGTATCACGGTATCCATAACCGTTTCGCAATCCGCAATAAATAAAGGAAGCCGCTCTTGACCAAATAAATGTGATGAAGCATTGGTACGCATTCCAAGTATTTACCATATTATTGAAGTTAATATCTGGTGTATTAACAACAAAATTACTTAATTTTGAATGCCAATACGTCTTTAATTCTTCTAATTCATTTTCTACAATAGAAGTATCTTCGTACTGTTTTAATAAAAGATCGGCTTCTTTATTTGTTTTGCGACCAAGAACCAATACAAATTCCTTGGTTTCTCCCGGCTGTAATTCTAGAATTGTATGTAAAGCTCCACATGCATTTGAATTGTAGTTAAGTACATTGTCACACATTCCTTTTTCAACAGCGATTGGATTGTGATAACCATGATAGCGACCGAGGAATGCAGTCTTATCTCCATTATAAGATACTATTTCTTGGCCTACTAAACCAAAAAATCGTTCTTGATGGTTGCTTCCTTCTGCATCTTTTCCGCTGTTTTCATTAATGGTTTGAAGGATTTTATTACGTTTAAAATAAGTTTTTGTAATAAATAAAGTATATTGTAAATTTACTTGATCGTTTTCATAAAAGCTTTCATTTGTAAATTCGATAAAACCAAACGCAGAAATTGTGCGTTGTTTGATATCGTTATTTGTTACTTTGACACGCCATACCTCATGAGTTTTGTTAAGGGGAACATAATAAAGGGCTTCGGTACTAATGTTGCTGTAGTCTGATTTGATCACTGTATAAGCTGTACCATGGCGACATTCACTATGATATGTACTAAGATCTTTACTAACTGGTTGCCAAGAGTTTGACCAATAATCGCCCGTTTCATCATCACGTAAATAAATGTATCTACCAGGCTTATCTTCTCCGTTAAAAACATATCGAGAGATTCTACCATTTGCACCGCTCTTAACAAAACTATAACCTCCAGCATTGTTTGATATGATAGCACCATATTCTGGCGATCCTAAATAGTTAGCCCAAGGTGCTGGAGTATTGGGTTTTGTAATTACATATTCTCTGTTTGCTTCATCAAAGTAACCATAATTCATAGCTTTTCTCCTTTTCAATATAAATTTACCTAACAATTGATAAAAATACCGGTCCGCATACATATACGCACAAATTTCATAAAGTGGTAAATAATTAAAACAGATAAAACTTCACAAATTACAAATTTTGCATATGGAATATTATACCATATTGAGCTTAACTAAACAATGAAAAACATAGCTTAAAAAAGACTAAATTAGCTAAAAATTACCTTATTTTAACTTAAAATATTCAGTTTATATTTCAGATTAAATTTTAGATTAAATTATAAAGTTACCATTACTTTAGTTTCAGGAACTTGTATAAAAGTACGTAATTCAAGTGTTTCAAGTGTTTATGCAAGAGCATTTTAACAATACCTAGAAACAATATGAACCATAAAGCATATGTTAAATGAAGGAATAAAATAGGATTGTTTTTTGTATGGAAAATCGAGAAGAGTTTTGTAGTAGGGATGATGTTTATAATAATACAAAAGAGTTTGAAGAATGTGACTATACTCAAACAGCAGAGGAAAGTCAAAGTGCTATTAAAAGTCAGGTATTTGGATTTCAAGCAATCTATGGAACCGTAACTAATGTAAATGTAGTATATTCTGAAACAGATCCAGCGTGTATTGATTATTACGATCTTAGCGTACTTACGAATACCAATAGTGAGGCTCATTTTATTTTAAGTGGATATACGTACTTTGTTGACTGTTTTTATTATGAAGTTGGTATGAAAATTGTTGGTTTTTATGATACATCACTGCCAATGCTTCTTATTTACCCACCACAATATCAAATTAGAGTTATTGCATTGGATTTACCAAACAGATTGGTGAAGGCTGACTTTTTTAATTGTTTTTTAGTTAGTTATGATAATCAACTTCGTCTCGAAATTACAAATAACACGTATATCATAAGTGAAATGCAAGGAACGCCTTATTGTGGGAATATATCAAATAAATTTATGATTGTTTTATATGATAGATCAACAAGAAGTATACCGGCAATTACACATCCAAATGTAGTCATTGTCCTTCGATAGAATTTGTGTGCTAGTCACAGGTTATAAAATAAGAAATAAAATTAATAATAAAAAAGAGATAACTTAGAATTCATCACTAAAATCCTTGTGAATCTAAGTTATCTCTTTTATTTCATAAATACTTCAGTCCACAAAATAAAAAGTGCGGCTGTACTTACATTACTTACTTATAATATTAAAATAAAAGTACCAATCGTGATAAAAAGTCCACCAACTAATGTTTGTACTGTAAACGCTTCCTTTAGAATGAAAAAGGCTAAAACCATAGTAATAACAACACTAAATTTGTCAATTGGTACAACTTTAGAGGCATCACCAATTTGTAAGGCTTTAAAGTAGAATAACCACGAAAGACCAGTGGATATACCAGAGAGGATTAGAAAAATCCAACCCCTTGCTTTGATATCAGAGATACCATGTTGAGCACCTGTAATGTAAACAATGCCCCAAGCCATAACTAGCACAACGATAGTACGAATTGCTGTTGCTAAATTTGAATTAATCCCCTTCATACCTAATTTTGCTAAAATCGAGGTTAGTGCCGCAAAAAATGCAGATCCCAATGCGAATAATATCCACATATGTGTCGCTCCTTTCTTAAATAACATTGTGCACCTCCTAATCTAGTTCATTAATATCGTTTTTTTGTAGCTCTTGAATTCGTTGATTAATTTGATCTGCTGTTTTAATATCATAACGATAAAGAATAACACAAACGCCAATGTAAACAACAACGACCATGAGAATAAAAACGGTGACCTCCATTATGCTATCTATATGAACCCAGTCAAATTTCCATGCACAAATTAATTGAGATGCTAATAGTAAAATAAAATGAACACATTGACGTATTAGCATTCCATGCTTGGAAAATGGTGTTTTTGAATAAAATACTATACTTAAAATAGAAGCTATAAAAGAGATGATAATAATTTGCCATAATATTGATACCGTAAGTGTTGCATCTTTATAAAAGATTGATATGTATATCGCAGCAGCAAATAAAATACAAGTGCAAACTAAAAAAAATGTTCTTGTAACTAATTTTATAATTTCTTTCATATTAAGTTGCTCCAATCTGCCTTAAAAAGATTTATATAGGCGAATTTATAATCCTAATTTTTTCTTTAACTCAGGGACATATTGTCTTGAAATAATAACTTTTTCACCGTTTTTTAGTGTGGTTTCCAAACGACCATTAAACGCAGTAGAAACATGAGCAATTTTTGATATATTTAGGATTATAGATTTTGAAGCTCGAAAAAAATTAGTATTCGTATACAATTTTTCAATTTCATACAGCTTTTGTTTTGATTCAAATACCGCATCCTTACAATAAATAAAAACCTTATTTTCAACAGCTTCAAAATAAAATATTTGACTAGGATCAATAAAATGTGTATTTCCGTTTAAGATACCAATTAGCTTTTTGTCATACATCTTTAATCCATAGATAAGATTTAACAAGCGTTCATCTAATTCTTTACACCGAATAATGATTTGATCTTCCTCGTTAGAGGATGGTTCCTCTATTATAATTTTCATAATGAATACCTCGATGAATGGTTTATACTATCGATCACTGCCATTTTTTTTACTCAGAACAAATGCCGATAAAACTATGCATAGTATAGCACAAATTATAAGAAAAGAACACTGGTGAATAAAACTTATCTGTCCATGCCCTAGGTTTATAGTAATTCCCATAGTATCAGAATATTCATCCCTAAGTGTGTCCGGAGCACCTTGAAAGAGATGAAATAAAGAAGTACTTGTATAGAAACTTCGTATTAAAGAAGCACCGTGTAAAAAAGGTAGAAAGGCTAAAAGTTTTTGTATGGAAGTAGCCAAAGCTCCAAACGGAAGATAAATTGCAGCTAAAAAACCAATTAACGTACCTAAAATAATATTAAGTGCAGAAAAACTGCTGGCTGTTTTTATAAAGCTAACAAAAAAGAACATGATACTAGCATTGCAAAATACATTTAAAATGATGATTAAAATTACTTTTATTAAGGCTTGAATATTTAATATTTCATTTCCAGTAAAAAAGATATATAGCTGCGATAAGAATAGCGTAAAAATACTCATAAAAACACCTGTAAAAAAAGCAGAAAAGATATAACCAAGTGTTAGATTTATTCTTTTTACAGGAGATGTAGAGAAAGCTTTCATACGCTTTTGCTCTTCATCCTCAATCATTACCCCAATAACAGCTAAAGGAACTGTAAGCGTGGAAGTATATATGATTCCAGCAAGGACCCATGT
This window contains:
- a CDS encoding sulfate/molybdate ABC transporter ATP-binding protein — translated: MAINVDIKKKLKGFSLDVNFQKGDERLGILGASGGGKSMTLKCIAGIETPDSGTIVLNNRVLFDSNKKINLKPQDRNVGYLFQNYALFPNMTVEENVAVGLKLKREEKADIVADCMKRFKLKGLEKRYPRQLSGGQQQRVALARILAYQPEVIMLDEPFSALDSFLKDALQDQLLEMLEGYAGDIIVVSHNRDEIYKFCEKLVVVSSGRSIHYGSTKQIFKYPKYAEAAKLTGCKNISRIKKLASNRLYAESWGVELVTEQEISDAIRYVGIRAHSFVPCTSMEQENSMEIQMDAIFETPFEMQYKISNKNMNDADKEDNEEASLRWYLPKAVLKSQLKEELPRYISLPKEELLLLE
- a CDS encoding GH36-type glycosyl hydrolase domain-containing protein, with amino-acid sequence MNYGYFDEANREYVITKPNTPAPWANYLGSPEYGAIISNNAGGYSFVKSGANGRISRYVFNGEDKPGRYIYLRDDETGDYWSNSWQPVSKDLSTYHSECRHGTAYTVIKSDYSNISTEALYYVPLNKTHEVWRVKVTNNDIKQRTISAFGFIEFTNESFYENDQVNLQYTLFITKTYFKRNKILQTINENSGKDAEGSNHQERFFGLVGQEIVSYNGDKTAFLGRYHGYHNPIAVEKGMCDNVLNYNSNACGALHTILELQPGETKEFVLVLGRKTNKEADLLLKQYEDTSIVENELEELKTYWHSKLSNFVVNTPDINFNNMVNTWNAYQCFITFIWSRAASFIYCGLRNGYGYRDTVQDIQGIIHLDPELAAEKIRFMLSAQVNNGGGLPLVKFTHNAGHEDTPDDMSYVQATGHPAYRADDALWLFPTILKYIGETGNKAFLDEVIPYANKEEGTVYDHLKRAIQFSMERSGNHGMPAGLHADWNDCLRLGKKGESTFVALQLYYAMSILRDFAVDKNDTAYIEFLNKAQKELGDKIQTLCWEDDRFIRGYKEDGQVIGSKHDLEASMWVNPQSWAVISGFASEEQAEKALESVHRELNTKYGVRIMAPSYRDHAFEGAMAILFNPSTKENGGIFSQPQGWIILAEALMGHGNRAYEYFTESSPATQNDNADVRVLEPYVHGQFTESVESPFEGRSHVHWLTGTASTVMVGCIEGILGMRPDPDGLLIAPAIPSEWPEVTITKQFRGKELNITIKNPDGLQSSYKECFLNGEKLDKNYVRADQLKDKNDILLVL
- a CDS encoding EamA family transporter → MWILFALGSAFFAALTSILAKLGMKGINSNLATAIRTIVVLVMAWGIVYITGAQHGISDIKARGWIFLILSGISTGLSWLFYFKALQIGDASKVVPIDKFSVVITMVLAFFILKEAFTVQTLVGGLFITIGTFILIL
- a CDS encoding DUF3021 family protein → MKEIIKLVTRTFFLVCTCILFAAAIYISIFYKDATLTVSILWQIIIISFIASILSIVFYSKTPFSKHGMLIRQCVHFILLLASQLICAWKFDWVHIDSIMEVTVFILMVVVVYIGVCVILYRYDIKTADQINQRIQELQKNDINELD
- a CDS encoding LytTR family DNA-binding domain-containing protein, with amino-acid sequence MKIIIEEPSSNEEDQIIIRCKELDERLLNLIYGLKMYDKKLIGILNGNTHFIDPSQIFYFEAVENKVFIYCKDAVFESKQKLYEIEKLYTNTNFFRASKSIILNISKIAHVSTAFNGRLETTLKNGEKVIISRQYVPELKKKLGL
- a CDS encoding ABC transporter permease, translating into MKTVQMLTKRNMKLYFRDRTTVFFSMLTILIIILLNVIFLGKMNVDTIVSQYPNLEEEARYFVNTWVLAGIIYTSTLTVPLAVIGVMIEDEEQKRMKAFSTSPVKRINLTLGYIFSAFFTGVFMSIFTLFLSQLYIFFTGNEILNIQALIKVILIIILNVFCNASIMFFFVSFIKTASSFSALNIILGTLIGFLAAIYLPFGALATSIQKLLAFLPFLHGASLIRSFYTSTSLFHLFQGAPDTLRDEYSDTMGITINLGHGQISFIHQCSFLIICAILCIVLSAFVLSKKNGSDR